In Pedobacter sp. SL55, the following proteins share a genomic window:
- a CDS encoding RecQ family ATP-dependent DNA helicase, whose amino-acid sequence MTATEVLKKYWGFDVFRPLQEEIVHSVINKKDTLALLPTGGGKSVCFQVPAMMQEGICIVVSPLVALMKDQVENLKAKGIEAIAIYAGMGKREIDILLDNCIYGKIKFLYLSPERLLSELVRVRISYMNVNLIAIDEAHCISQWGYDFRPPYLKIAELREILPDVPVLALTATATPEVRTDIIEKLKLKNAQVFVKSFARKNLSYVVFNLDDKHKKLIDICKNVKGCGLVYVRNRRETAEVAMFLQRNQISADFYHAGLEKDIRFQKQEDWKKDKIRVMVATNAFGMGIDKPDVRFVVHLDLPESLEAYYQEAGRAGRDEKRAFGVLLTNRADQLILQAKYTDSFPSVEEIKKVYHYLGNYYQLAYGAGEGLSFEFDLADFCRRFNIGVIKTMAALKFLERDGYLVLSENIFMPSRLMFSVGHEDVYRFQIENAAFDPVIKTIQRSYGGAFDGYVNIKESDLSNRLKVSYNDIIAYLKKLQEYNIISYLPQTDKPQLQFITSRMDMLHLDVDAKFIQLRKEIQSTQIKAVLAYAANEICRSIQLLTYFGESKADKCGVCDVCLAEKKHEELAEYTDKIDFEISMVLQGGHFDLDDLVKSIQTGTDNDKIDRIRELLDAGKIKTDGKKYYL is encoded by the coding sequence ATGACTGCAACAGAGGTTTTAAAGAAATATTGGGGATTTGATGTCTTTCGTCCGTTGCAGGAAGAGATTGTGCATTCGGTTATCAATAAGAAAGATACTTTAGCTTTATTGCCAACTGGCGGAGGAAAATCGGTATGTTTCCAAGTGCCCGCCATGATGCAAGAAGGCATTTGCATTGTGGTTTCGCCTTTGGTGGCCTTAATGAAAGACCAGGTAGAAAACCTAAAAGCTAAGGGAATTGAAGCTATAGCCATTTATGCGGGCATGGGCAAACGAGAAATCGATATCCTGTTGGATAACTGCATTTACGGAAAAATCAAGTTTCTCTATTTATCTCCCGAACGTTTATTATCAGAATTGGTTCGTGTACGTATTTCGTATATGAACGTAAATTTAATTGCCATCGACGAAGCACATTGTATCTCGCAATGGGGTTACGATTTTCGACCTCCTTATTTAAAAATTGCAGAATTAAGAGAAATCCTTCCCGATGTTCCAGTATTAGCCTTAACGGCAACTGCCACACCAGAAGTTAGAACAGACATCATCGAAAAACTTAAACTGAAAAATGCGCAGGTTTTCGTAAAGAGTTTTGCGAGAAAGAACCTCAGTTACGTAGTTTTTAACCTTGATGATAAGCACAAAAAACTAATTGACATCTGCAAAAATGTAAAAGGCTGTGGTTTGGTATACGTTAGAAATAGACGTGAAACTGCCGAAGTAGCTATGTTCTTGCAGCGCAATCAAATTTCAGCAGATTTTTACCACGCAGGTCTAGAGAAAGATATTCGTTTCCAAAAACAAGAAGATTGGAAGAAAGATAAAATCCGAGTGATGGTGGCAACCAACGCATTCGGGATGGGAATTGATAAGCCCGATGTTCGTTTTGTGGTGCATTTAGATTTGCCCGAAAGCTTAGAAGCTTACTATCAAGAAGCAGGTAGGGCAGGCCGTGATGAAAAAAGAGCTTTCGGCGTTTTATTGACCAACCGAGCCGACCAGTTGATATTGCAGGCAAAATACACTGATAGTTTTCCATCGGTTGAAGAAATCAAAAAAGTTTACCACTATTTAGGCAACTACTACCAATTGGCTTATGGTGCAGGCGAGGGCTTAAGCTTTGAATTTGACTTGGCCGATTTTTGTAGGCGTTTCAATATCGGGGTAATTAAAACTATGGCGGCATTAAAGTTTTTAGAACGCGATGGTTATCTGGTGCTTTCAGAAAATATCTTTATGCCATCAAGGCTGATGTTTAGTGTAGGCCACGAAGACGTTTACCGTTTTCAGATTGAAAATGCAGCTTTTGATCCTGTGATAAAAACCATTCAGCGTTCTTATGGAGGTGCTTTTGACGGTTACGTAAATATAAAAGAAAGCGATTTATCTAACCGGTTGAAAGTTTCTTACAATGATATAATTGCCTATTTGAAGAAGCTGCAAGAGTACAACATCATCTCTTATTTGCCCCAAACAGACAAGCCGCAGTTGCAGTTTATTACCTCTCGAATGGATATGCTACATTTAGATGTAGATGCTAAATTTATCCAGTTGCGCAAGGAAATTCAAAGCACCCAAATTAAAGCTGTATTGGCTTACGCTGCTAATGAAATTTGCAGAAGTATTCAACTATTAACCTATTTTGGAGAAAGCAAAGCTGACAAATGTGGTGTTTGCGATGTTTGCTTAGCCGAAAAGAAACACGAAGAACTAGCTGAGTATACGGATAAAATCGATTTTGAAATTAGCATGGTTTTGCAAGGCGGTCATTTCGATTTAGATGATTTGGTAAAGAGTATACAAACAGGAACTGATAATGATAAGATTGATAGAATTAGAGAATTACTTGA